The genomic stretch gcaagacaaactggcacagacagacagaaaacacaggtttaaatacacaggggataaatggggaagatgggcgacacctggaggggggtggagacaatcacaaaggtgaaacagatcagggtgtgacaccatcATGACACTCACTGTACTGagcatgtatcaaatcaaatcaaattttagtcacatgcgccgaatacaacaggtgtaggtagatcttacagtgaaatgtttactcacgagcccctaaccaacaatgcagtttaaaaaaaaaatagaataagaaataaaagtaacaagtagttaaagagcagcagtaaaataacaatagcgagactatatacaggggggtaccgatacagagtcaatgtgctgaggcaccggttagtcgaagtaatatgtacatgtaggtaaagttattaaagtgattttTGAGGAGCTGatgaccaatgccaaatcttttcagtctcctgagggggaataggttttgtcgagccctcttcacgactgtcttggagtacttggaccatgttagtttgttggtgatgtggacaccaaggaacttgaagctctcaacctcctccactgcagccccgtcgatgagaatgggggtgtgctcagtcctctttttcctgtagtccacaatcatctcctttgtcttgatcacgttgagggagaggttattgtcctggcaccacacggccaggactctgacctcctccctataggctgtcttgttgttgtcggtgatcaggactaccactgttgtgtcttcggcaaacttaatgatggtgttgtaatcgtacctggccatgcagtcgtgggtgaacagggagtacaggaggggactgagcacgcacccctgaggggcccctgtgttgaggatcagcgtggcggatgtgttgttatctacccttaccaactgggggcggcccgtcaggaagtccaggatccaattgcagaagGAGGTCTTTAggcccaggatccttagcttattgatgagctatgagctcactatggtgttgaacgctgagctgtagtcaatgaacagcattctcacataggtgttccttttgtccaggtgggaaagggcagtgtggagtgcaattgagattgcatcatctgtggatctgttagggtggtatgcaaattggagtgggtctaggttttctgggatgatgttgttgatgtgagccatgaccagcctttcaaagcacttcatggctacagacgtgagcgctacgggtcagtagtcatttaggcaggttaccttaatgttcttgggcacaaggactatggtggtcttcttaaaacatgttggtattacagactcggacagggagaggttgaaaatgtcagtgacgacacttgccagttggtcagcgcacgctcgcagtacacgtcctggtaatccatctggcccggcggccttgtgaatgttgacctgtttaaaggtcttactcatcgGACACGGAgatcgtgatcacacagtcgtccggaacatttggtgctctcatgcatgtttcagggttatttgcctcgaagcgagcatagaagtagtttagctcgtctggtacgctcgtgtcaccatgcttccctttgtagtctgtaatggtttgcaagccctgccacatccggcgggtgtcagagccggtgtagtacgactcgatcttagtcttAATCTTTATCTGCCACTGTAATTtacatccccctcctctctctgtcccctcccatctccccgctccctctctcccctcctcagtgTATCCTTCTCTCTGCAGCCATGCCGTCTCAGTTGGAGAGATCCATGCAGTCCCTGATCACGGTGTTCCATCGCTATGCCGACAAGGACGGTGACTGTAACACACTGAGCAAAAAGGAGCTGAAAGAACTCATGCAGACAGAACTGGGCAGCTTCCTGAAGGTACCATagatatccctctctctctctttctctctttctcttttctatcCCTCTGTTTTTATCTCACTGTCCCTCAacactttctctgtctttctcatctcacgctctttccctctcattctgatttctctctctcactttattAGAATAAAGAGTATCCAAAGTAAAtctaccccccctctcccctcccatctctctcttactcactctcttcatctcctctatCTCTCAGTCCCAGAAGGACCCAGCCGCCATAGACACGATCATGAAGAATCTGGACCAGAATGGTGATGGGATGGTAAACTTCGAGGAGTTTGTCTCTCTGGTGGTGGACCTCTCCATCGCCTGTGAACAGATCTACCAGCTCCACATCATGAAGGCTGCCGCTAAGAAGTgaaggaggacaggacaggagaagcAGACATGGATGCTTTTCTATGTGTCATTTTGCTTTTCTACACGTCAAATAAGTCATTTTATAAATAAGTCTTACTGTTGTGAATAAACAGTGGCTTTCCCACTCTGTATCTCTGTTTGTCACATTTGTTAgacatgtgtctgtctgttgtattTGGCCTGTAATTTGTCCCGTAAGTGTAAGACAGAATAGACAGTACCAGTCACTTCTTAGTTCAGTATTGACACAACTACTTAGTAAACCTTGGCGCAAAGCCTTTCTAGATCCTATGCTAAAACTACTATAACTACCCACTGTgcacaaactggttaaatcaacgttgtttcaatgtaatttgtcaacctattgtgatgtggaatctaagtggaaaatacattggatttgcaaaaagtcattgACGTAaactgttttgagggtgaaattccAACCACAGGATTACACCATCATGttaaccaaatttcaacagaCAAATCTTATGTAAATATGTTGAATGTATTactttgaaacaacatcagatcttcaaTGTAATATCCACTATTATCAGaaccaaggtaagacccagatgcagactgtcaaagtaacaatgtttattgtagcaacagggaaggcaaagacaggtcaaggcaggcaggggtcgataatccagagtgggGCAGAGGTAAAGgtcggcaggcagactcagggacaggcagggaggtcaggcaggcgggctctgagtcaggacaggcaagggtcaaaaccaggaggatgagaaaagagaggctgggaaaagataGGCGCTGATGGGACAAAATGCTGgtaaacaaacaagacgaactggcaacaaacagacagagaacacaggtataaatacacaggggctGATTGGGAAGATGGGAGAAACCTGGAGGGtgttggagacaagcacaaggacaggttaaacagatcagggcgtgacaactataaGAAAAAACACTAGGATGGGCAGCACGTCCTGGATGGAGCATTTCATTATCTACAGCTATGACTTTGGGTACCCATTCAGGGTTCTAACCAAGCCCTGCTGagtttgtcactgactattaccaatgtYCTATCTTGAGCATGATTGTTGAGAAATCTccactaaatagattcactgttgctatgtAAGTCATTCCAAGGGGTAMatttaacagagcaaattaaatgtaaccatactttatcaaTGATGCTATTTGCTTATATAGAATtgggaagtcatcaacagctactAAATTCAACAGCTTTTAAATTCAGCCCAGGATTCTACTAAAACTAGACCATACAtacaggcctagggtttcaagctttggttgtttTCAAATGGAGTCTACTTAATAataaatatgttggattcacgtctccatgtTAAGAAAAAAtccaagttaaagaataggactaaatcaaatcaaactgtatttaaaacacatttcaagtttgatttgatttagtcctattctttaacttagatttttggttgaaatggagtcgtgaatccaacatatca from Salvelinus sp. IW2-2015 unplaced genomic scaffold, ASM291031v2 Un_scaffold548, whole genome shotgun sequence encodes the following:
- the LOC112068512 gene encoding protein S100-A1-like yields the protein MPSQLERSMQSLITVFHRYADKDGDCNTLSKKELKELMQTELGSFLKSQKDPAAIDTIMKNLDQNGDGMVNFEEFVSLVVDLSIACEQIYQLHIMKAAAKK